From Oreochromis aureus strain Israel breed Guangdong linkage group 4, ZZ_aureus, whole genome shotgun sequence, a single genomic window includes:
- the zgc:86896 gene encoding actin-related protein 2/3 complex subunit 1A-A isoform X1, with amino-acid sequence MSLYSFGLDPLSCHAWNKDRTQIAVSPNNNAVNIYEKNGKDWVKIHELTEHSGRITGIDWAPQSNRIVTCASDRNAYVWTLKDGVWKPTLVLVRINRAATCVKWSPLENKFALGSGARLISICYFEQENDWWLSKHIKKSICSTVLSLDWHPNNILLAAGSADLHCRIFSTYIKDIEEKPGPTSWGAKMPFGEMMLEHKDCGGWVHSVSFSPSGDQLAWVAHNSSISVADATQGKEVTQLTSDSLPLLSVLYISPTEIVAAGHDCCPYQYTYKGPHSLEFVKKLDIPKQTSKGNMSAMQHFRNLDKKATEEDTSDLDTLHQNSITQLRIVSLDKAKVVQYSSVGLDGAMVIWDFKA; translated from the exons ATGTCGCTGTACAGTTTTGGACTGGACCCGCTATCCTGCCATGCCTGGAACAAAGATAGGACCC AGATTGCTGTGAGTCCTAACAACAATGCGGTGAACATCTATGAAAAAAATGGCAAAGACTGGGTCAAGATCCACGAGTTGACCGAGCACAGCGGACGAATCACAG GCATAGACTGGGCCCCGCAGTCTAATCGCATAGTGACATGTGCCTCCGACCGCAATGCCTATGTGTGGACCCTGAAGGATGGTGTCTGGAAACCTACCTTAGTCTTGGTACGCATCAACCGTGCAGCCACATGTGTGAAGTGGTCCCCACTGGAGAACAAGTTTGCCCTGGGCAGTGGAGCCCGTCTTATCTCTATTTGCTACTTTGAGCAGGAAAATGACTG GTGGCTGAGTAAACACATCAAGAAGTCAATTTGCTCTACAGTGCTGAGTCTGGACTGGCATCCCAACAACATTCTACTGGCAGCAGGGTCTGCAGACCTTCACTGCAG GATTTTCTCAACCTACATCAAGGACATTGAGGAGAAGCCCGGGCCCACTTCCTGGGGGGCCAAGATGCCTTTTGGGGAGATGATGCTGGAGCATAAAGACTGTGGTGGGTGGGTACACagtgtttctttctctcccagTGGAGACCAGTTGGCCTGGGTGGCTCACAACAGCAGCATCAGTGTCGCTGATGCCACACAGGGGAAGGA GGTAACCCAGCTGACCAGTGACAGTCTGCCACTGCTGAGTGTCCTCTATATCAGCCCTACTGAGATTGTTGCTGCG GGACATGACTGTTGCCCCTACCAGTACACGTATAAAGGTCCACACTCTCTGGAGTTTGTGAAGAAGCTTGATATCCCAAAGCAGACCTCCAAAGGGAATATGTCAGCAATGCAACACTTTCGCAACCTGGACAAAAAGGCCACTGAGGAGGACACCAGTGACCTGGACACACTTCATCAAAACAGCATCAC GCAGCTGCGTATTGTATCACTGGACAAAGCCAAAGTTGTGCAGTACAGCAGCGTGGGTCTGGATGGAGCTATGGTGATCTGGGATTTTAAG GCCTGA
- the zgc:86896 gene encoding actin-related protein 2/3 complex subunit 1A-A isoform X2, translating to MPGTKIGPVEIAVSPNNNAVNIYEKNGKDWVKIHELTEHSGRITGIDWAPQSNRIVTCASDRNAYVWTLKDGVWKPTLVLVRINRAATCVKWSPLENKFALGSGARLISICYFEQENDWWLSKHIKKSICSTVLSLDWHPNNILLAAGSADLHCRIFSTYIKDIEEKPGPTSWGAKMPFGEMMLEHKDCGGWVHSVSFSPSGDQLAWVAHNSSISVADATQGKEVTQLTSDSLPLLSVLYISPTEIVAAGHDCCPYQYTYKGPHSLEFVKKLDIPKQTSKGNMSAMQHFRNLDKKATEEDTSDLDTLHQNSITQLRIVSLDKAKVVQYSSVGLDGAMVIWDFKA from the exons ATGCCTGGAACAAAGATAGGACCCGTAG AGATTGCTGTGAGTCCTAACAACAATGCGGTGAACATCTATGAAAAAAATGGCAAAGACTGGGTCAAGATCCACGAGTTGACCGAGCACAGCGGACGAATCACAG GCATAGACTGGGCCCCGCAGTCTAATCGCATAGTGACATGTGCCTCCGACCGCAATGCCTATGTGTGGACCCTGAAGGATGGTGTCTGGAAACCTACCTTAGTCTTGGTACGCATCAACCGTGCAGCCACATGTGTGAAGTGGTCCCCACTGGAGAACAAGTTTGCCCTGGGCAGTGGAGCCCGTCTTATCTCTATTTGCTACTTTGAGCAGGAAAATGACTG GTGGCTGAGTAAACACATCAAGAAGTCAATTTGCTCTACAGTGCTGAGTCTGGACTGGCATCCCAACAACATTCTACTGGCAGCAGGGTCTGCAGACCTTCACTGCAG GATTTTCTCAACCTACATCAAGGACATTGAGGAGAAGCCCGGGCCCACTTCCTGGGGGGCCAAGATGCCTTTTGGGGAGATGATGCTGGAGCATAAAGACTGTGGTGGGTGGGTACACagtgtttctttctctcccagTGGAGACCAGTTGGCCTGGGTGGCTCACAACAGCAGCATCAGTGTCGCTGATGCCACACAGGGGAAGGA GGTAACCCAGCTGACCAGTGACAGTCTGCCACTGCTGAGTGTCCTCTATATCAGCCCTACTGAGATTGTTGCTGCG GGACATGACTGTTGCCCCTACCAGTACACGTATAAAGGTCCACACTCTCTGGAGTTTGTGAAGAAGCTTGATATCCCAAAGCAGACCTCCAAAGGGAATATGTCAGCAATGCAACACTTTCGCAACCTGGACAAAAAGGCCACTGAGGAGGACACCAGTGACCTGGACACACTTCATCAAAACAGCATCAC GCAGCTGCGTATTGTATCACTGGACAAAGCCAAAGTTGTGCAGTACAGCAGCGTGGGTCTGGATGGAGCTATGGTGATCTGGGATTTTAAG GCCTGA